DNA sequence from the Acidobacteriaceae bacterium genome:
CGTTTTCGATCAGCAACTGCACCCGCCCGCGCGACACATCCGGCAGCGCCTTTGCCAGATAGGCATCGAGGCGCATTCCTTCGGCCACGGCCGGGGCCTTCAGCGAGCGCACGCCGTCTTCTGCTTCTAGTTCGTCGAGCACGGGAATGGCTTCGCGATCGCTCTCCAACAGCTTCAGCCCCTCGTAGCGGCGCCCGTCTTCTGACTGAATCTCGTTGCGCGTACCGATCGGGTTGGTGATGATCAGGTACGGGTTCGACGGATCGACCGGGGCCTTTGCGGCCTCCATCATCTCGTCTACGTCGTAGTAGTCTTCGCCTGCGCCTGCATCGTCTTCCGCGACCATGTCGGCGAAAGGATTCTCTTCCGCCCGGCGGACCTTTTCGTCCTCCACCTGCGTGCGGACTTTACGGTACTCGGCTTTTACTGATTTGCGACGCTTGCCCTTCGGCAGCATGTTCTTACTTGGCATGGTCGAACTCCTGATATCTCTGGTGGCCGGGCAAACGCCCGTTGGCGGAAGGGTTCGTGCGCGCGGTCCAGAACCACAGCGCGACCCCCACCAGCGCTCCAGTCAGCGCGAAAAACTGCCCCGGGTCGAGCGGCAGTGTTAACTCCTGTGATGCTGGCTGACGGAAAAAGCCAAGCAGAAAACTTCCCGTACTCCCGAGCAACAACCCCAGCGCGGCCACGGATCCTGCGTGCGAGCGGGGCAGCTTCAGGCGCCCCCAAAGCAGCCCTAACAGCAGCAAAGCGCCTGCAGCGGCATAGAGTTGCACCGGATGCGTATGGCCCAGCATCGTGTCGCCTGTTGCCACAATGCCCCAGGGTAGGGTGGTTGGCATTCCGCCCTCCGTGCCTTCGAAGAAGTGTCCCACGCTCAAGAATGCACAGCCCAAAGCCACGCACGGGGCCCACGCATCGAGTGCGCGAAGCAGCGGAACACGCTTCCAGCGCAGCCAGAGCAGCGTTGCGGCCGCTGTCAGCAGCAGTCCGCTATAGGTGATGGAAGGCAGTTGCAGTACCAACATAGGTACCGCACGAAAGATGTCCAGATGTCCCAGGACCAGCAGGAGGCGGGAGATCACAAACGCTGCCGCGACGGCAAAGACGCCCGCATCCCACAAGCGATTGCGGTCCACCCCGGCCAGTGGAGCAGAGCGTTGGGAGCCCGCCAGCCCGGCGATCAAGCCTGCCGTGGCAAAGAGAGCAAAGAGGGGGAAACGCAGCGGGCCAAAGCCGATGGTTCCTGGAAGTTCGGTCTGTAGGTGGGGTGCAAACATCGTAAGCCTTCTCTTGAGGATAGCTGCTCCGGCTGAAGCATCGGCAAGAGCGAACGGACGCGTCGTGAACTTAGATAAAAGTGAGGTGAATTAGTGCGGATTTATTCGGTTTCTAATTCGGACTAATTTGGACGGAATTTACGTCACCGTTTTGCGGTAGCAAAATGGGAGAACAAGGTTCATAGCCGCATAAAACCTGTACCTCTACGCACACCGCGAGACTGCGCGTTCGCAGAGAATACATTCAAGGTTTTATGACGGCGCGAGTATCGCACTGCAGTGACGCCGATCACTCAAAGCGGCGTTTTGTGACTGCTATACTCAAGTTCTCAAAAGCATGTTTTTCTTGGGTCGGTAAGAGTTCTGTACGGCCCAACCCTTTTGATTCAGGTTTTCGAAGAGGAAGCAGGAACGCACTCATGGCGCAAGTTTTTGACCGCAGTTCGAACGCACTGGCTCGCGCGAGCCTGGTGTTGACGGGCTTGATCGTCATCGCGCTCGGTGTGGCACTCGACCAGTTGCAGCGCTCCCCCTGGGTGACGCGTCAAGGTCAGAGGGCCGACCAGCCCGTCCCGTTCAGCCACAAGCACCACGTAGAGGGGCTTGGGCTCCAGTGTCAGTACTGCCACACGTCGGTAGAGAAGAGCTCCTATGCGGGCATTCCTCCGACGAAGACGTGCATGAACTGCCACTCGGAGATTTGGACAAACGCCGAGCTCCTTGAGCCGGTTCGTCATAGCTGGGCAACCGGCGAGTCGATCAAGTGGATTCGCGTCCACGATCTTCCGGACTATGTTTACTTCAACCACGAAATCCACGTGAACAAGGGCATCGGCTGCGCAAGCTGCCACGGCCGAGTGGATGAAATGCCGTTGATGTACGAAGAGAACACGCTCCAGATGGAGTGGTGCTTGAACTGCCACCGTAACCCGGCCAAGAACCTTCGCCCCACCAGCGAGATCTACAACATGGCGTGGGCTGGTCCTTCGAGCTCCAATCCAGTTTGGTGCACCACGACCGGCAAGGCGGGTCCCACGGCTGGCGCAGTCAACTGCGTGACCAACGACCCGGCGGTTGGTAAAAACCCCGAGATCGCGATGCTGCAGAAGACGGCAGGTTCTCCGATCATTGGCGGAAACACCAATCCCATCCCTGAGACTGGTGTTGGCGAGACCTTCTCCGATGCACCGCAGCTCGCGCTGCCGGCCAGCTATCAGAAGTTCACCAACCAGATTGACCTTGGCCACTACCTGATGGACAAGTACCACATCCGCACAGCGAACGAGCTTTCGAGCTGCGAGGTGTGCCACCGATGAGCGACGGAATGAACAAAGCTACAGTGGTAACGCACATTACGCCAGCCAACAAGATGACGCTCGCGGAAGTGCGCGCCAAGCTTGACGGACAGCGCGGCAAGCGCTTCTGGAAGAACCTGGATGAGTTGGCGGATACGCCGGAGTTTCAGGAGCTGATGCAGGAAGAGTTCCCGCGCCAGGCAGGCGCTGGGGAGTGGGTAGACTCTGTCTCCCGCCGCGGCTTCCTGAAGGTGATGGGTGCGAGCTTCGCGCTCGCTGGTCTCGCCGGTTGCACCAAGCAGCCCGACGAGCAGATCTTCCCCTACATCAAGCAGCCGGAAGACCTCGTCCTCGGCAAGCCGATGTACTTTGCCAGCGCGCACCCCTTCCCAACCGGTGCAGTTCCGGTCCTGGTGAAGTCGGATGCGTTCCGTCCCATCAAGCTCGACGGTAACCCCGAGCACCCGATGTCGAAGGGCAAGACCGATGCGTACACGCAGGCCTCGCTGCTCGACATGTACGATCCTGACCGTTCGCGTGAAGTAAAGTTCCGCGGCGCCAGCTCGTCGTGGGGCGCTTTCCAGGAAGAGTTTGCCAAGGCTGTCGCGGCAACTTCCGGCGGACAGGGCGTTTACTTCCTGACCGAGACGTTTACCTCGCCGACGCTGGCAGCTCAGTGGAAGCAGGTATCGGCGAAGTACCCGAACGCCAAGCTTGCGGTCTATGACCCGGCTATCGGTGACTCGACGTTTGCTCTCGACGCGCAGTACAAGCTCGAAGCAGCCGATGTGATCCTCTCGCTCGACGCTGACTTCCTCGGCGGTATCGCGTTCCCTGGCTTCCTTCCTCTCTCCGCAGCATGGGCTGAAAAGCACCGCTACGAAGAAGGCAAGGGCATGAACCGCACCTACGTCGTCGAAACGATGCCGACGGTGACCGGTTTCAAGGCAGACCATCGTATCGCTCTCAAGCCGTCGGATGTGGATGTTCTCGCCTCCGCTCTGGCTGGTGGCGCTGC
Encoded proteins:
- a CDS encoding cytochrome c3 family protein, which translates into the protein MAQVFDRSSNALARASLVLTGLIVIALGVALDQLQRSPWVTRQGQRADQPVPFSHKHHVEGLGLQCQYCHTSVEKSSYAGIPPTKTCMNCHSEIWTNAELLEPVRHSWATGESIKWIRVHDLPDYVYFNHEIHVNKGIGCASCHGRVDEMPLMYEENTLQMEWCLNCHRNPAKNLRPTSEIYNMAWAGPSSSNPVWCTTTGKAGPTAGAVNCVTNDPAVGKNPEIAMLQKTAGSPIIGGNTNPIPETGVGETFSDAPQLALPASYQKFTNQIDLGHYLMDKYHIRTANELSSCEVCHR
- a CDS encoding prolipoprotein diacylglyceryl transferase, producing the protein MFAPHLQTELPGTIGFGPLRFPLFALFATAGLIAGLAGSQRSAPLAGVDRNRLWDAGVFAVAAAFVISRLLLVLGHLDIFRAVPMLVLQLPSITYSGLLLTAAATLLWLRWKRVPLLRALDAWAPCVALGCAFLSVGHFFEGTEGGMPTTLPWGIVATGDTMLGHTHPVQLYAAAGALLLLGLLWGRLKLPRSHAGSVAALGLLLGSTGSFLLGFFRQPASQELTLPLDPGQFFALTGALVGVALWFWTARTNPSANGRLPGHQRYQEFDHAK